Proteins from a genomic interval of Lacticaseibacillus pabuli:
- a CDS encoding aldo/keto reductase, protein MKYRMLGKTGYKISEVSLGTWQLGGKWGAPFDRADADATLEEAYSKGVNFFDTADGYQGGESEKAVGDFIKKHPDVHYTTKIGRKEEPLSVDHFAPEALRRYVDESRKNMGVDSLDLVLLHCPPMQTYYNPKMFETLDQLQAEGKIKHYGVSVERVEEAIKALDYNVAAVEIIFNMFRLRPAQLFFKLAKEHNVGILARVPLASGLLTGKMTKDTKFAPTDQRSNNRNGELFDKGETFSGVDFNTGVDAAQELKKRLHVDNMAATALRFILMYDAVSAVIPGASNPTQIERNTIASDLPALTHEQMGVVQDVYDEMIKNPVHYLW, encoded by the coding sequence ATGAAATATCGCATGTTAGGTAAGACGGGTTACAAGATTAGTGAAGTTTCTTTGGGCACATGGCAGCTTGGCGGCAAGTGGGGTGCCCCATTTGACCGTGCTGACGCGGACGCGACCCTTGAAGAAGCCTACAGCAAGGGTGTCAACTTCTTTGATACCGCTGACGGCTATCAGGGCGGCGAAAGTGAAAAGGCCGTCGGGGACTTTATTAAGAAGCACCCAGACGTCCACTACACCACGAAGATTGGTCGCAAGGAGGAGCCGCTGAGTGTGGACCACTTCGCACCCGAAGCACTGCGGCGCTACGTGGACGAATCCCGCAAGAACATGGGCGTTGATTCCCTCGACCTCGTGCTCTTGCACTGTCCACCAATGCAGACGTACTACAATCCGAAGATGTTCGAAACCCTTGACCAATTGCAGGCTGAGGGCAAGATCAAGCATTACGGAGTGAGTGTTGAACGGGTTGAAGAAGCAATCAAGGCACTGGACTACAACGTCGCAGCGGTTGAAATCATCTTCAACATGTTCCGTCTCCGTCCTGCCCAGTTGTTCTTCAAGCTGGCTAAGGAACATAACGTCGGCATCCTGGCGCGTGTCCCATTGGCTAGTGGCCTGCTGACAGGTAAGATGACCAAGGACACCAAGTTCGCGCCAACCGACCAGCGGAGTAATAACCGGAACGGTGAGCTCTTTGATAAGGGTGAAACCTTCTCTGGGGTCGACTTTAACACCGGCGTTGACGCCGCGCAGGAACTCAAGAAGCGCCTGCACGTGGACAACATGGCCGCAACCGCATTGCGCTTCATCCTGATGTACGATGCCGTTTCCGCCGTCATTCCTGGGGCCAGCAACCCAACCCAGATTGAGCGCAACACGATTGCGTCCGATCTGCCCGCATTGACCCATGAACAAATGGGTGTTGTGCAGGATGTTTACGATGAAATGATTAAGAACCCAGTGCACTATCTCTGGTAA
- a CDS encoding Cof-type HAD-IIB family hydrolase, with the protein MTKSVVFFDLDGTLLRDDKTVGSTAIAAISELRQQGSLPVISTGRDLWEIQDFMQTTGIDSAVCGNGATLLINGQVVDKRHIQQNLVAAINTRAAADDLTVAWYNENGAALSRADDLTIGNYQDVRQTPPPVAADYWRTHPSTRMLVFTGEAQAVQLQEQYSTDFPELAFYHSSPFDLELIEKRISKESGIRAMRTLPELAEATAYAFGDGDNDVPMSRAVDHMVAMANASGQLHDIAYYTTGDNNGDGIAQGLRHFNLNCIRKGVVT; encoded by the coding sequence ATGACAAAATCAGTGGTTTTCTTTGATTTGGACGGCACCTTACTTCGCGACGACAAAACGGTTGGCAGCACCGCAATCGCCGCAATCAGCGAGCTGCGGCAGCAAGGCAGCTTACCCGTGATTTCGACGGGACGTGATTTATGGGAAATTCAGGACTTCATGCAGACGACCGGCATCGACAGTGCGGTGTGTGGAAACGGCGCCACCCTGCTGATTAACGGCCAGGTAGTCGACAAACGCCACATTCAGCAGAACCTGGTCGCAGCCATCAACACACGTGCCGCCGCAGACGACCTCACCGTGGCGTGGTACAACGAAAACGGGGCAGCACTATCGCGCGCGGATGATTTGACGATCGGGAACTATCAAGATGTACGCCAAACGCCTCCGCCTGTCGCTGCAGATTACTGGCGGACACACCCCTCAACGCGTATGCTCGTGTTCACCGGGGAGGCGCAGGCCGTGCAATTACAGGAACAGTACAGCACCGATTTTCCTGAACTCGCCTTCTACCATTCGTCACCATTTGACCTCGAACTGATCGAAAAACGGATTAGTAAGGAATCTGGCATCCGCGCCATGCGTACATTACCAGAACTCGCGGAAGCCACCGCTTACGCCTTTGGGGACGGCGACAACGATGTGCCGATGTCACGTGCGGTCGATCACATGGTTGCCATGGCGAACGCTAGTGGTCAGTTGCACGACATTGCGTATTACACAACTGGCGATAATAACGGCGATGGCATTGCGCAGGGATTGCGGCACTTCAACTTAAATTGCATAAGAAAAGGGGTTGTGACATAA
- the pfkB gene encoding 1-phosphofructokinase, which produces MIYSVTINPAIDYVIGLPNLELGLVNRLESAIKLPGGKGINVSRVLKELNIPTTAWGFTGGFTGKFLEYSLNELGLSCDFTRIAGDTRVNVKLKSQTETELNAPGPHISAIEIDAFRAKFAKLRPGDVVVMAGSIPAGLPESFYRDLIPLIREHGAEFVIDTTGKALRDTLPLEPLVVKPNHHELADLFGDPEYPNIQATVKAGRKLLKMGAKHVLISMAGAGALLITQDKAWHGTAAKDTVKNSVGAGDSMLAGFTGTFAETGDELLSFKRSLACGSATAFSTDLATAAKIKQVEATINIEEVKEN; this is translated from the coding sequence TTGATTTACAGCGTAACCATCAATCCGGCCATCGACTATGTCATTGGTTTACCTAATCTAGAATTAGGACTAGTCAACCGGCTCGAATCCGCCATTAAGCTCCCTGGTGGCAAGGGCATTAACGTCTCACGTGTCCTGAAAGAATTAAACATCCCCACCACTGCCTGGGGCTTTACCGGCGGCTTTACCGGTAAGTTCCTCGAGTACAGCCTGAACGAACTCGGCCTCAGCTGCGACTTCACCCGCATTGCGGGCGACACCCGCGTAAACGTCAAGCTCAAGTCTCAGACGGAAACCGAGCTGAACGCACCCGGCCCGCACATTAGCGCCATCGAAATCGACGCCTTCCGCGCCAAATTCGCGAAACTGCGTCCCGGAGATGTTGTTGTTATGGCTGGTAGCATTCCCGCCGGTTTACCCGAGAGCTTCTATCGCGACTTAATTCCGCTGATTCGCGAGCACGGTGCGGAATTTGTCATTGATACCACGGGCAAAGCCCTACGCGACACCTTGCCGCTGGAACCGCTCGTGGTCAAACCTAACCACCACGAACTCGCCGATTTGTTTGGTGATCCGGAGTACCCGAACATCCAAGCGACCGTTAAAGCCGGTCGCAAGCTACTGAAGATGGGCGCCAAACACGTGCTCATCTCTATGGCGGGTGCCGGAGCCCTCCTCATCACGCAGGACAAGGCTTGGCACGGTACCGCAGCAAAGGATACCGTCAAGAACTCCGTGGGGGCGGGTGACTCAATGCTCGCCGGATTTACCGGCACCTTTGCCGAAACCGGCGACGAGCTACTCAGTTTCAAACGTTCCCTGGCTTGTGGTAGCGCGACGGCCTTCTCAACAGACCTGGCCACCGCAGCAAAGATCAAGCAGGTTGAAGCAACGATTAATATAGAAGAAGTTAAGGAGAATTAG
- a CDS encoding MFS transporter, with protein MTINTKRNLIGAYIYSFTAFFGITSLWVMYLGQQGLPLVLIGMCESIFHVGSFIFEVPSGILADRFGYKTVLIWGRLAAIISALLMLIGHSFWWFAISFIISAFSYNLQSGSLEAFIYESLPVAGREGAYARATSMSATMTEIASASGAVLAGFFVHWHFNFTYIIAIAIAAATAMMLYFLQEPQRAGAPHERQGTTDIVRGAWQVLRTNKLLRNLIMVDASISALGTGYYYYFQDVMSVRHFSSWAISALMLAGAGVNVLAVQLTPWLQKHFTKAQLISGIGSLMALCLLLTGFHWLPGMLALYLLSMSIVALLYPLFSSYYNALVPSAQRATLLSVASMVFSIIMIVLFPLTGWLVDRLGFNLANALLGVALILIMVPLLVRLRRNSNKHD; from the coding sequence ATGACAATTAATACAAAACGCAACCTGATTGGTGCGTATATCTATAGTTTCACGGCCTTCTTTGGCATTACCAGCCTATGGGTCATGTATCTCGGGCAACAAGGCTTGCCACTGGTCCTCATCGGGATGTGTGAAAGCATTTTTCACGTCGGCAGTTTTATCTTCGAAGTTCCTAGTGGCATTTTGGCAGACCGCTTTGGCTACAAAACGGTTCTGATTTGGGGACGACTGGCTGCCATCATTTCTGCGTTGTTAATGCTAATCGGTCATTCCTTCTGGTGGTTTGCCATCAGTTTCATAATCAGCGCATTCAGTTATAACCTGCAATCTGGGAGCCTTGAAGCATTTATTTATGAATCGCTACCGGTCGCAGGGCGCGAGGGTGCCTATGCGCGCGCGACCAGTATGAGCGCAACCATGACAGAGATTGCGTCCGCGAGTGGTGCGGTGCTCGCTGGATTCTTTGTGCATTGGCACTTTAACTTCACTTATATCATCGCGATTGCGATTGCCGCTGCAACCGCGATGATGCTCTACTTCCTGCAAGAACCACAGCGTGCAGGTGCACCGCACGAGCGACAGGGGACAACTGACATTGTCCGCGGCGCATGGCAGGTGCTACGCACGAACAAACTGCTACGCAACCTGATCATGGTCGATGCGAGCATCAGTGCCTTGGGGACCGGGTATTACTATTATTTTCAGGACGTGATGTCCGTGCGTCACTTCAGTAGTTGGGCCATCTCTGCGCTGATGCTTGCCGGCGCGGGGGTCAACGTGCTTGCGGTCCAGCTCACCCCATGGCTACAGAAGCATTTCACCAAGGCACAGCTGATTAGCGGCATAGGTAGTTTAATGGCGCTGTGCCTGCTATTGACGGGCTTTCACTGGTTACCGGGGATGCTTGCGCTCTACCTGCTCAGCATGAGCATCGTGGCGTTGCTGTACCCGCTGTTCAGCAGTTACTACAACGCCCTGGTGCCGAGCGCCCAACGCGCGACACTGCTCAGTGTTGCCAGCATGGTTTTCTCCATCATTATGATCGTCCTGTTTCCACTGACAGGGTGGCTGGTGGACCGGCTTGGCTTTAATCTTGCCAATGCTCTGCTGGGGGTGGCGCTCATCCTCATCATGGTGCCCCTACTGGTCCGTTTGAGGCGGAATTCTAACAAGCACGACTGA
- a CDS encoding PTS fructose transporter subunit IIABC has product MDIRDLLREDIMIMDLKATDKAGVIDEMVSKYAASGIITDADLYKQDILKREAESTTGIGDGIAMPHAKDKAVSQAAVLFAKSAAGVDYDALDGAPVHLFFMIAAPEGADNTHLAALSALSSLLINPDLVAQLNQATTADEVQRLFAAAQKAKDEKDAADEAKEKASAAAAQTQTTATKPYIVAVTACPTGIAHTYMAEAALKETAEKMGVDIKVETNGSEGIKHRLTADDIKRADGVIIAADKKVEMDRFAGKHLINHPVIDGIKKPGELIQDTLDEKGGIFAATGNDDSGAAEETGGSLWNRIYKDLMNGVSNMLPFVVGGGIIMAISFIFEQWAGPKSGLFTFTNNLGNYAFSFLVPVLAAYIAMSIGDRPALMPGFVGGYMATLAQASVLKASNPSGFLGGLVAGFVAGWLVVGMKRLFKGMPKSLDGMKTILVYPVIGLALIGLIMFFIVNPIFAGINGGLIHWLEGLGTGNAILVGTILAAMMSIDMGGPFNKAAYTFAIGIFSASGYTDGRWMAAVMVGGMIPPLAIALASTFFPQKFTEQERQSGLSNYVLGLTFITEGAIPFAATDPVHVIGSSVIGSAIAGALTQLFHVNVPAPHGGIVALALTNQKMGFLISLVVGAVVAGLILGIWRPKAKEN; this is encoded by the coding sequence ATGGATATTCGTGATTTGCTCCGCGAAGACATCATGATCATGGATCTCAAAGCCACCGACAAGGCTGGGGTCATTGATGAAATGGTATCAAAGTACGCGGCGAGCGGGATTATTACCGACGCCGATCTTTACAAGCAAGATATTTTAAAGCGTGAGGCCGAATCCACCACCGGGATTGGCGATGGGATCGCAATGCCGCACGCCAAGGATAAGGCTGTCAGTCAGGCCGCCGTCCTCTTTGCCAAGAGTGCAGCTGGCGTTGACTACGACGCGCTGGACGGTGCGCCTGTCCACCTGTTCTTCATGATTGCCGCCCCCGAAGGTGCTGACAACACGCATCTCGCCGCACTTTCCGCCCTGTCTTCCCTCCTCATCAACCCCGACCTGGTCGCTCAACTGAACCAAGCCACGACCGCCGATGAAGTGCAGCGCCTCTTCGCTGCCGCCCAAAAGGCTAAGGACGAAAAGGACGCCGCGGATGAAGCGAAGGAAAAGGCAAGCGCGGCTGCTGCCCAGACGCAGACAACTGCCACCAAGCCTTACATCGTCGCCGTAACCGCCTGCCCAACCGGGATTGCGCACACCTACATGGCCGAAGCCGCTTTGAAGGAAACCGCCGAGAAGATGGGCGTGGACATCAAGGTTGAAACCAACGGCTCTGAAGGGATCAAGCACCGCCTCACAGCTGACGATATCAAGCGTGCTGACGGGGTCATCATTGCCGCTGACAAAAAGGTCGAGATGGACCGTTTCGCCGGTAAGCACCTGATTAACCACCCCGTTATCGACGGGATTAAGAAGCCTGGCGAACTCATTCAGGACACCCTGGATGAAAAAGGCGGTATCTTCGCCGCAACGGGTAATGATGACAGTGGCGCCGCCGAAGAAACAGGCGGTAGCCTCTGGAATCGTATCTACAAAGACCTGATGAACGGTGTGTCCAACATGCTGCCATTCGTTGTCGGTGGTGGGATTATCATGGCCATCTCCTTCATCTTTGAGCAGTGGGCTGGGCCAAAGTCAGGGCTCTTCACCTTCACAAACAACTTAGGGAACTACGCCTTTAGCTTCCTGGTCCCTGTCCTTGCCGCATACATCGCCATGAGTATTGGTGATCGGCCAGCGCTGATGCCCGGGTTTGTCGGTGGTTATATGGCCACCCTCGCGCAGGCCTCAGTTCTCAAGGCCAGCAACCCATCCGGTTTCTTAGGCGGTCTGGTTGCTGGGTTTGTCGCTGGTTGGCTGGTCGTTGGCATGAAGCGCCTCTTCAAGGGCATGCCAAAGTCACTCGACGGGATGAAGACGATTCTGGTCTATCCAGTCATAGGGCTAGCCTTAATCGGCCTGATAATGTTCTTCATCGTCAATCCAATCTTCGCCGGTATTAACGGTGGTTTGATTCACTGGCTGGAAGGCCTGGGTACTGGTAACGCCATCCTAGTCGGGACAATCCTGGCAGCGATGATGAGTATCGATATGGGTGGTCCTTTCAACAAGGCGGCTTACACCTTCGCCATTGGGATTTTCTCCGCATCTGGTTACACGGATGGTCGCTGGATGGCCGCTGTCATGGTCGGTGGGATGATTCCACCATTGGCAATCGCGCTCGCCTCCACCTTCTTCCCTCAGAAGTTCACCGAACAGGAACGTCAGTCAGGTTTATCCAACTACGTCCTGGGTCTCACCTTTATCACTGAAGGTGCCATCCCGTTTGCCGCAACCGACCCTGTCCACGTCATCGGAAGTTCCGTTATCGGTAGTGCCATTGCCGGTGCGCTCACCCAGCTGTTCCACGTCAACGTCCCAGCGCCTCATGGTGGGATTGTCGCCCTGGCCCTGACGAACCAGAAGATGGGCTTCCTCATCTCCCTCGTCGTTGGTGCCGTCGTTGCCGGATTGATTCTCGGTATCTGGCGTCCAAAGGCAAAGGAAAACTAA
- a CDS encoding amino acid permease yields the protein MAQQAQPELARNLKSRHIQLMAIGGTIGTGLFLGAGQSIHRAGPAIVLAYLITGVICFLIMRALGELLVSNLKQRSFIESIREYVGPNWAVVTGWTYWVCWLALAMAEVTAIGVYVRNWWPALPQWLPGLVVLVVLLLLNLVSVGLFGEAEFWFSLIKVVAILALIAVGVVLLIIHQPTPYGTAKVSNLWTHGGFFPTGAGGFLLSFQMVVFAFTGIEMVGMTAGETADPGKTIPDAINKLPVRVILFYIGALLVIMTINPWTAVSPDNSPFVQVFRQVGIPYAGDIINFVVLTAAASACNSSLFSTGRMLLSLTVTSTNPRVKRLAKLSHTQVPARAIVLSTAIIAIAVILNLFLPGAVFALVSSVATVSFLFVWAMIVLAHLRFRQRHPEGSTFKAPFHPLGDIIVLLFLAAVVVIMLCTEATAVATIAAAIWIGLVYGVQRWHASHTPA from the coding sequence ATGGCACAGCAAGCACAGCCGGAATTGGCACGAAATCTGAAGAGTCGGCACATTCAACTGATGGCGATTGGGGGCACGATAGGAACCGGTTTGTTCCTGGGTGCCGGTCAATCCATCCACCGCGCGGGTCCCGCCATCGTGCTAGCGTACCTGATAACGGGCGTGATTTGTTTCCTGATCATGCGCGCGCTGGGCGAGCTGTTGGTGTCGAATCTGAAGCAGCGCTCGTTCATCGAAAGCATCCGGGAATACGTCGGGCCAAACTGGGCCGTCGTGACCGGATGGACGTACTGGGTCTGCTGGCTGGCGCTGGCAATGGCCGAGGTCACCGCGATCGGGGTGTATGTCCGTAACTGGTGGCCGGCACTACCGCAGTGGTTGCCAGGATTGGTGGTGCTGGTTGTGTTATTACTGTTGAACCTCGTTTCAGTCGGCTTGTTCGGTGAGGCGGAGTTCTGGTTCTCATTAATCAAAGTGGTCGCGATTCTCGCCCTGATTGCGGTGGGGGTTGTCCTGCTGATTATTCACCAGCCAACGCCGTACGGAACTGCGAAGGTCTCGAATCTGTGGACACACGGTGGCTTCTTCCCGACCGGAGCGGGTGGTTTCCTGCTCAGCTTTCAGATGGTTGTCTTTGCCTTCACCGGAATCGAAATGGTGGGGATGACAGCCGGTGAAACCGCAGATCCTGGGAAGACGATTCCCGATGCGATTAATAAGTTGCCCGTGCGCGTCATCCTGTTTTACATCGGTGCGCTGCTAGTTATCATGACAATTAATCCTTGGACGGCGGTGAGTCCTGACAACAGTCCCTTCGTACAGGTTTTCCGCCAAGTCGGGATTCCGTATGCGGGTGATATTATTAACTTTGTCGTCCTAACTGCGGCGGCATCGGCCTGCAACTCTAGCCTGTTTAGTACCGGGCGGATGTTACTCAGTCTGACGGTCACGAGTACGAACCCACGGGTGAAGCGGTTGGCCAAATTGTCCCACACGCAGGTGCCGGCTCGCGCCATCGTGCTCTCAACGGCAATCATTGCCATCGCGGTCATCCTGAACTTGTTCCTGCCAGGCGCTGTATTCGCTTTGGTTTCGAGTGTTGCGACAGTCAGTTTCCTCTTTGTTTGGGCCATGATTGTACTAGCCCACTTGCGGTTCCGGCAACGTCATCCTGAGGGCAGTACGTTTAAGGCCCCTTTCCATCCGTTGGGCGACATCATCGTGCTCCTGTTTCTGGCAGCCGTAGTGGTCATCATGCTGTGCACCGAGGCAACGGCCGTGGCAACCATCGCTGCTGCCATCTGGATTGGCTTGGTTTACGGCGTTCAACGCTGGCATGCGAGTCACACGCCGGCATAA
- a CDS encoding GNAT family N-acetyltransferase, giving the protein MQIHQAQPNELAQIMTIEHAGFTPDEAATEAAMRDRIVQIPDTFLVAEQNGQVTGYVVGPALTQRYITDDLFKTLTPNETSAPYLAILSLAVAPSAQGQGVGGQLLTAFAARARDQGRQAITLTCLKRLIPFYEAHGYVNEGIADSAHAGEVWYNMVQTL; this is encoded by the coding sequence ATGCAAATTCATCAGGCACAACCCAATGAGCTCGCCCAAATCATGACCATCGAGCACGCCGGCTTCACGCCAGACGAAGCGGCAACTGAGGCGGCAATGCGGGACCGGATTGTTCAAATTCCGGACACTTTTCTCGTGGCGGAGCAAAACGGTCAGGTGACCGGTTACGTGGTCGGCCCGGCGCTAACGCAACGCTATATCACGGACGACCTGTTCAAGACGTTGACGCCCAATGAGACCTCCGCGCCTTACCTTGCCATCCTGAGCCTGGCAGTGGCGCCAAGCGCGCAAGGACAGGGGGTCGGCGGTCAATTACTGACTGCATTTGCAGCGCGAGCTCGTGATCAAGGACGCCAGGCCATAACGCTGACCTGTCTCAAACGGCTCATTCCGTTCTATGAGGCGCACGGCTATGTTAATGAAGGAATCGCAGACTCCGCCCATGCTGGGGAGGTCTGGTACAACATGGTGCAGACGCTCTAA
- a CDS encoding DeoR/GlpR family DNA-binding transcription regulator, producing MLTEERKRKILTELDHDGVVQLRSLTTLLNASESTVRRDLGELENEGLLRRVHGGAERTGSLTAEAGVQEKATVHTAAKLAIARAAVQLVEEGAMIFLDAGTSTAAMIPLLRGKDVTVVTIGVDNASLLADYGIKTILLGGTVKPLTKAVIGAEAVRSLSQYRFNVAFLGTNGVHAVYGTTTPDPEEAAVKRVAAAQSAQSVVLADSSKFGSVSFAQILPISDALIITDDVSQLDDAFGRLKNIKEAAN from the coding sequence GTGCTTACAGAAGAAAGAAAACGAAAGATTTTGACCGAACTTGACCATGATGGGGTCGTTCAACTCCGTAGTTTAACGACACTGCTGAACGCTTCCGAATCAACGGTACGCCGCGATCTGGGCGAGCTCGAGAACGAGGGCTTGCTGCGGCGGGTCCACGGTGGTGCGGAACGCACGGGCAGTCTCACAGCAGAGGCCGGCGTTCAGGAAAAGGCAACGGTCCACACCGCAGCCAAGCTCGCCATCGCGCGCGCCGCGGTCCAGTTAGTTGAAGAAGGCGCCATGATTTTCCTCGACGCCGGCACGAGTACCGCCGCGATGATTCCCCTACTACGGGGCAAGGACGTTACCGTGGTCACGATTGGGGTCGATAATGCCTCCCTGCTCGCCGACTACGGGATTAAAACCATCTTGCTCGGCGGCACGGTCAAGCCACTCACCAAAGCGGTGATTGGCGCCGAGGCCGTCCGTTCACTGAGTCAGTACCGCTTCAACGTCGCCTTCCTCGGGACAAACGGGGTCCATGCCGTTTATGGCACAACCACGCCTGACCCCGAAGAAGCTGCCGTTAAACGGGTCGCTGCCGCACAGAGCGCCCAATCCGTGGTTCTCGCTGATTCCAGCAAATTCGGTTCCGTTTCCTTCGCGCAAATTCTTCCGATTAGTGATGCACTTATCATCACCGATGACGTCAGCCAGCTGGACGATGCGTTCGGCCGGTTGAAAAACATCAAGGAGGCAGCAAATTGA
- a CDS encoding LysR family transcriptional regulator, translated as MRIQQLQYLEKIAETGSINEAAKQLFISQPSLSQAMKELEKEFNIQLFYRSKLGITLTDAGREFINYSRGVLDQVNLLNEHFGADTVRQHVFSVSAQHYAFVVEAFVELVKDVGGSAYQFTLRETQTQNVLDDIQSFKSEIGVIYLNGFNKTVIQRLINDKDLAFTPLFEAQPHVFVGRDNPLTKKKSLTLDDLADYPYLSYEQGDTNSFYFSEEILSTLQRKKHIEISDRATIFNLMVGLNGYTISSGIISSRLNDEKIVAIPLNVDDSMTIGYLRHKKIELSATANRYLDLLKEHIRGYGFKIIGD; from the coding sequence ATGCGCATTCAACAACTGCAGTACCTCGAAAAGATTGCCGAGACAGGTTCGATTAACGAAGCGGCCAAGCAACTGTTCATCAGTCAGCCTTCGTTGTCGCAGGCGATGAAGGAGCTGGAAAAAGAGTTTAACATTCAGCTCTTTTACCGCAGCAAGCTCGGCATCACCCTGACCGATGCGGGCCGCGAGTTCATCAACTATTCGCGTGGGGTGCTTGATCAAGTGAACCTGCTCAATGAGCACTTTGGCGCAGATACCGTGCGGCAACATGTCTTCAGTGTTTCCGCGCAGCACTATGCCTTTGTTGTTGAGGCCTTTGTCGAATTGGTGAAGGATGTTGGCGGTTCGGCATACCAGTTCACCTTGCGCGAAACGCAAACGCAAAATGTCCTGGATGATATTCAGAGCTTTAAGAGCGAGATTGGGGTCATCTACCTGAATGGCTTCAACAAAACGGTCATCCAACGATTAATCAACGATAAGGACCTGGCCTTCACACCGCTTTTTGAGGCCCAGCCGCACGTTTTCGTTGGGCGCGACAATCCCTTAACCAAGAAGAAGAGCTTGACACTGGATGATTTGGCTGATTATCCGTACCTCTCCTATGAACAAGGGGACACGAATTCTTTCTATTTTTCCGAGGAAATTCTCAGCACGCTCCAGCGCAAGAAACACATCGAAATCAGCGATCGTGCCACGATTTTCAACTTGATGGTCGGATTGAATGGGTACACGATTAGCTCGGGCATTATTAGCAGCCGGCTGAATGATGAAAAAATTGTGGCCATTCCGCTCAATGTCGACGATTCGATGACGATTGGCTACTTGCGCCATAAGAAAATCGAATTGAGTGCAACGGCAAACCGGTACTTGGATTTATTAAAGGAACACATTCGCGGGTATGGCTTTAAAATTATTGGCGATTAA
- a CDS encoding transporter substrate-binding domain-containing protein yields MKLNLKKIVSVGVTAAAVVLLAACGNSNKKSEGFRSELAQNDTLTIGLEGTYAPYSYRKDGKLTGFEVELGKKIADKLNLNPDVVPTKWDSLIAGAGSGKFDVVINNITPTPQRKQSYIFSTPYLFTRYALISRTGTKFSNLSDVKGKKLAEGTGTDNANVAKKAGATVVPQGEFATTLQMIRQKQVDASINATTSWYAYKKNNATDGLQMKTIPDSEQAPAKAAVLINKKNKGLQKQVNSALASLRKDGTLKKLSIKYFGADITK; encoded by the coding sequence ATGAAATTGAATTTGAAGAAGATTGTTAGCGTTGGGGTAACAGCCGCGGCGGTCGTGTTGCTGGCGGCATGTGGGAACAGCAACAAAAAGTCTGAGGGGTTTCGCAGTGAACTGGCCCAGAACGACACCTTGACCATTGGGCTAGAGGGCACTTACGCCCCATACTCCTACCGCAAGGACGGTAAACTGACCGGCTTTGAAGTTGAACTGGGCAAAAAGATTGCGGATAAGTTGAACTTGAATCCTGACGTGGTGCCAACCAAGTGGGATTCCCTGATTGCTGGTGCCGGTAGTGGCAAGTTTGATGTCGTGATTAACAACATCACCCCAACACCGCAGCGGAAGCAGTCTTACATTTTCAGCACACCATACTTGTTCACCCGTTATGCACTGATTTCCCGCACTGGTACGAAATTTAGTAACCTCAGCGATGTGAAGGGAAAGAAGCTCGCGGAAGGTACGGGGACCGATAACGCCAACGTTGCTAAAAAGGCAGGGGCGACCGTCGTTCCACAGGGCGAGTTTGCGACCACACTGCAGATGATTCGGCAAAAACAGGTTGATGCCAGCATTAACGCCACGACCAGCTGGTACGCCTACAAGAAGAACAACGCCACTGACGGGCTGCAGATGAAGACCATCCCTGACTCCGAGCAGGCACCCGCCAAGGCCGCGGTGCTGATCAACAAGAAGAACAAGGGACTCCAGAAGCAGGTTAACTCTGCGCTGGCTAGTCTGCGCAAGGATGGGACGCTGAAGAAGTTGTCTATCAAGTATTTCGGTGCCGATATTACGAAGTAG